In Paenibacillus protaetiae, the genomic stretch TGGCAGCCCCGGGGATGCTTTACGGCCTGATCGCGAGAAGCCCTCATCCACATGCGAATATCGTCTCGATCCGGACGGAAAAAGCGGAAGCCCTGCCCGGCGTATACGCCGTTTTGACCTATCGCGATGTGCCTGGACTGAACCGGTACGGCATTGCGCACCCTGATCAGCCGGTATTATGCGAGGATAAAGTCCGGTATATCGGCGATGCGGTGGCGGCTGTTGCAGCGGATTCGCTGGACGCCGCCAGGCAAGCGCTGGCGCTGATCGAGGTGGAATACGAGCTGCTTCCGGTTGTGGATGACGCGGAGGAGGCGCTGCGCGAAGATTCGCCTAAGCTCCATCCGCAAGGCAATCTGCTCCATCATGCGGACTATTACCGCGGTGCTCGGCTGGAAGAAGGTTTCGCCCAATGTGCCTATGTTGTCGAACAGACCTATCGCACACCGCGCCAAATGCACACCTATATGGAGACGGAAGGCGGGTTGTTTGTTCCTGAGGATGACGGGCGGCTGACCGTATATTCGCCGACGCAGCACGGCCGGATGGACCGGTTTCAGCTGTCCCGTATTCTCGATTGGCCGGAAGAGCAGATCCGGATTATTTCCAGTCCGATTGGCGGCTCATTTGGCGGCAAGGACGAATTGAATGTACAGCCTTACGGCGCGCTGCTGGCCGTTCGAACGGGCCGTCCGGTAAAAATCCACCAATCCCGCTGGGATTCCGTAAGAGCCGGTTTAAAGCGGCATCCGATGAAAATTACGATGAAAACGGGCTGCAGCGCGGATGGTCGGCTGATCGCCCATGAAGTGCGTATTGTGGCCGACACCGGACCGTACGCCACGCTTGGCGCGGAAGTGCTGAACTTTGCAGTCGAGCATGTTATCGGACCTTACCGGTATGACTTTATAGCGGTGAACGGTTATTCCGTTTTTACCAATAACGGAATGTCCGGCGAGTTCCGGGGCTTTGGCGGCAATCAGGCCATCTTTGCGCTGGAAGGGCAGTTGGACCGTCTTGCAGCGGCAACCGGCATTGATCCGTGGACGTTTCGAAAAATCAATATGCGGCACGCTGACGATCTCGGTCCCTTTGGCCAGCCTATAGCGCTCACGAACGGCGCTGAGCAGGTATGGACGGAACTTGAACAAAGCCCGTTATGGCAGGAGCGGATGGCCCGGAAGGCCGCTGCGAAGAAAAAGCGGCCAGCTGAAAATGAAGGGGAACGTCCCTTTGTCCAGCCGGAGAACAGCATGGCGGCTGCGCTGCAGCCGCCATGGATCAAGACGGGGATCGGCGCCGCCTTCACTATGCACGGCGCAGGACTTGGAGCAGGGCTGCCTGATCCGGCCGGCGGCCGGCTGAAGCTGCGTGAAGACGGCAAGATCGAAGCGGCGTTTGGCTACGAGGAATTTGGCCAAGGACTGATCGCTTCACTGATGCAAATGCTGATCGAACAGTTCGGCTTCGCCTCTTCGGATATTGCGATTGTCATCGGCGATACCGATCTCGTGCCGGACAGCGGCTCTACGACCGCTTCCCGGGCAACAAGCATGATGTGGAAGTCGCTGCAGCGCATGAAGCAGCCCTTTACAGAGCTGCTTCTGTCCCGCGCTTCCGAGCTGCTCGGAGAGCCAAAAGCGTCGCTGCGCCTTGGCGAAGGCGGCATTTGGCGGGGGAACAGCGGCGAAGCGGGCGGCTTCGTACCCGCATTGTCCTATGCGGAGCTTGCGGAAAGGAGCGGTGATCATGAGCTTCAGACCGATACGGCATTCCGCTTTCCGGCAACATCGTTTGACCGCGTAGGCGCTCATTTTATGTACACGTATTCGGCAGTTGCGGTCAAAGTTGAGGTTAACGAACTGACAGGTCGGGTGACCGTAATCGACCAATTTCATACGGTGGCCGCCGGCCCGGTTATTAATCCGCAAGGCTTCCTCGGCCAGATTGAAGGCGGAAGCAATATGGCATTAGGTTTCACGATTACAGAGGATGCCGTTATGGACAAAGGCTTCTATTTAACGCGCAACCTCGATACGTATCTCGTGCCGACCATTGCGGATTCCCGCGGAACGGTTACGGTATCTGCCATTGACCAGCTGCCGGAAGGAGACGATTACGGTCCTCGCGGCATTGGCGAGGTAGGTTCCGTTACACTCGCTCCAGCCATTGTTCAAGCGATATTTGAAGCAACCGGAAAATGGGTGTCAAAGCTGCCGATTGATCCGGAGCTGCTGCAGGAAAAGTTCTGTGATGGAGAGGCGGCGGGGGCGAATGAATGATCATATGCCAGCTGAAGGAGCAGCGGTGCAGCTGAGCGGGCTCAAGGAAGTTCAATTTACGCTGAATAATGAATTAATTGCATTAACTATTAATCCTGCTAAACGTCTGCTGGATGTGATTCGGGACGAACTTCGTTTGACCGGGACGAAACGTTCCTGTGAAATTGGCCGCTGCGGAGCCTGCATGGTGCTCGTAGACGGCAAGCAAATGAACAGCTGCCTTCTGATGGCTTATCAATGCGAAGGAAAATCCATTACAACGATCGAAGGCCTCCATCCCGAGCAAGGCGAATTCGATTGCATCCAGCAAGCGTTTCTGGAGGAAGGCGGTTATCAATGCGGCTACTGTACGCCGGGCATGGTGTTATCCGTTAAGGCGCTGCTGGATCAAAACAGCAGTCCGACACCGGACGAGGTGGAAGAAGCGCTGTCCGGCAACTTGTGCCGGTGTACCGGTTACGGCGGCATTTGGCGGGCTGTTCAACGAGCTGCGGAAATGAGGCGACAAAGTGATGAAGCTGGATGATTTGAATCAACTCGAGCATAAACCTTTTACTGCAGCGCTTGGCGCTATTTTCGAACATTCTCCATGGATAGCGGAGCTTGTATGGGCGAGGCGGCCTTTTACATCCGCTGCACATTTGCATCAAGAAATGATGGGTATTGTCCGCAATTCCTCGCCGGACCTAGTCATGGGCCTGCTCCGGGCTCATCCGGATTTGGCGGCGCGCATCCAGATGGCGGATCATTCCGTGAAGGAGCAGCAGGGAGCCGGCCTCGACCGGTTAAGCCCTGAGCTGTTCGAATGGTTTCAGACGCATAACCGGCTTTATGCCGAAAAATTTGGTTTTCCGTTTATATTCGCAGTTAAAGGTAAAACGGTCGCCGATATCCAAGCCGCCATGTCATCACGTATTTCTCATACAGCGGAGCAGGAGACGGAACAGGCGCTGGCGGAAATTGGCCGTATCACCGGTTTTCGTCTGGCGGAATTGCTGGAGGAGCCGCTGTAATTCCTGACATTTAAACGATTGGAAGCCAAAAGGAGGGGTCGGATGAGCAGTGACGGGCGGTTAACAACCCATGTACTGGATACGTCTTTGGGCAAGCCTGCTGCGGGGATGCGGATCGAATTGAAAAGACTGGAGCCGGACGGCGCGGAGCGGCTGCTCCGAATTGCCGTTACGAACAGCGACGGGCGGGTGGATGCTCCGTTGATATCAGGAGGACAGATGGAAGCCGG encodes the following:
- the pucD gene encoding xanthine dehydrogenase subunit D translates to MLLNRETSGSRWRIRPDGPGKVTGSLAYLTDMAAPGMLYGLIARSPHPHANIVSIRTEKAEALPGVYAVLTYRDVPGLNRYGIAHPDQPVLCEDKVRYIGDAVAAVAADSLDAARQALALIEVEYELLPVVDDAEEALREDSPKLHPQGNLLHHADYYRGARLEEGFAQCAYVVEQTYRTPRQMHTYMETEGGLFVPEDDGRLTVYSPTQHGRMDRFQLSRILDWPEEQIRIISSPIGGSFGGKDELNVQPYGALLAVRTGRPVKIHQSRWDSVRAGLKRHPMKITMKTGCSADGRLIAHEVRIVADTGPYATLGAEVLNFAVEHVIGPYRYDFIAVNGYSVFTNNGMSGEFRGFGGNQAIFALEGQLDRLAAATGIDPWTFRKINMRHADDLGPFGQPIALTNGAEQVWTELEQSPLWQERMARKAAAKKKRPAENEGERPFVQPENSMAAALQPPWIKTGIGAAFTMHGAGLGAGLPDPAGGRLKLREDGKIEAAFGYEEFGQGLIASLMQMLIEQFGFASSDIAIVIGDTDLVPDSGSTTASRATSMMWKSLQRMKQPFTELLLSRASELLGEPKASLRLGEGGIWRGNSGEAGGFVPALSYAELAERSGDHELQTDTAFRFPATSFDRVGAHFMYTYSAVAVKVEVNELTGRVTVIDQFHTVAAGPVINPQGFLGQIEGGSNMALGFTITEDAVMDKGFYLTRNLDTYLVPTIADSRGTVTVSAIDQLPEGDDYGPRGIGEVGSVTLAPAIVQAIFEATGKWVSKLPIDPELLQEKFCDGEAAGANE
- the uraD gene encoding 2-oxo-4-hydroxy-4-carboxy-5-ureidoimidazoline decarboxylase, translated to MKLDDLNQLEHKPFTAALGAIFEHSPWIAELVWARRPFTSAAHLHQEMMGIVRNSSPDLVMGLLRAHPDLAARIQMADHSVKEQQGAGLDRLSPELFEWFQTHNRLYAEKFGFPFIFAVKGKTVADIQAAMSSRISHTAEQETEQALAEIGRITGFRLAELLEEPL
- a CDS encoding (2Fe-2S)-binding protein — encoded protein: MNDHMPAEGAAVQLSGLKEVQFTLNNELIALTINPAKRLLDVIRDELRLTGTKRSCEIGRCGACMVLVDGKQMNSCLLMAYQCEGKSITTIEGLHPEQGEFDCIQQAFLEEGGYQCGYCTPGMVLSVKALLDQNSSPTPDEVEEALSGNLCRCTGYGGIWRAVQRAAEMRRQSDEAG
- the uraH gene encoding hydroxyisourate hydrolase, which gives rise to MSSDGRLTTHVLDTSLGKPAAGMRIELKRLEPDGAERLLRIAVTNSDGRVDAPLISGGQMEAGVYELIFEAGDYFREHRHLPAEAIVFDRIPIRFRVATEQSHYHIPLLIAPGGYSTYRGS